In one window of Bemisia tabaci chromosome 6, PGI_BMITA_v3 DNA:
- the LOC109042517 gene encoding protein Hook homolog 3 — MESEKVEKELCSNLLKWLQTFQLSAPHSKLHEITDGVAIAQALHQIAPEWFDDAWLSKIKVDVGSNWRLKVSNLKKIVESIVDFYNDIFNQGLAECGKPDVMKIADQVDPLEIARLLQLVLGCAVNSERRQEYITKIMDLEESVQQVIMQSIQELETMVGSGPGPISFTVGLDQQVQQLMSELQVVTEARDQMAQRCLELDMQVSLLQEEKANALEEKRRIEERLQETAEDPKNSGLLRRQVESLKEQIYKLETSRDDYRLKVELQDKTMLELQARLDMLQQTAGEARNLKDEVDVLRETANKVENYEATIQSYKKKLNELEDLKRLVKLLESKNASYIQQNAELEEDLKKTGAWKAQAEVYKKQLADFEKKLDAETKRADKLEFESENVKQRLNAEIREKEHLIVERDTLREANEELQCVQLQNREIGNIMDSDIVPEDIAELKVQLVQLNSENKILKLNQKKPEDQNLAVVQSLLDDKTQAYNRLNQENRRLNQRIMELESESKEVDKMDENDASALKSKLTELQDKQHSMKEELDEKVSIIMEKKQIIFQLQEALSQKDVELNELGEKYKKYTEKAKTVMKSLDPRPLSSIELNEIRNKLTESERLLEERDKKILRMESEMNLMSTAYHHMMQSRQRENVEQRTAYWNSNPSSFLSRMRTPSGRRNIQTLNSK; from the exons ATGGAAAgcgaaaaagttgaaaaagaacTGTGCAGTAATCTTCTGAAATGG CTTCAGACATTTCAGTTGAGCGCCCCGCACAGCAAATTGCATGAGATAACTGATGGTGTGGCCATTGCGCAAGCATTGCATCAAAT AGCCCCTGAGTGGTTTGATGATGCCTGgctttcaaaaatcaaagttgACGTTGGCAGTAATTGGCGATTGAAG GTGAGCAATTTGAAAAAGATCGTCGAGAGTATTGTCGATTTTTACAATGATATCTTCAATCAAGGCTTAGCGGAGTGTGGAAAACCTGATGTCATGAAAATCG cTGACCAGGTAGATCCGCTTGAAATTGCAAGATTGCTTCAGCTAGTGCTTGGATGTGCAGTGAATAGTGAGCGGCGCCAAG AGTACATAACAAAGATAATGGACCTGGAAGAATCTGTGCAACAAGTCATCATGCAATCAATTCAGGAATTAGAAACAATGGTCGGCTCAGGACCTGGGCCCATCAGCTTCACAGTTGGTCTTGATCAGCAAGTGCAGCAACTCATGTCAGAATTACAAGTTGTCACTGAAGCTAGGGATCAGATGGCTCAAAGATGTTTAGAATTGGACATGCAA GTTAGCTTATTACAAGAGGAGAAAGCAAATGCTCTAGAGGAAAAGCGCAGAATTGAAGAGCGTCTTCAAGAAACTGCTGAGGACCCCAAAAACAGTGGACTTTTAAGGAGACAAGTTGAATCTTTGAAAGAACAAATTTACAAATTAGAAACAT CTAGGGATGATTACCGTTTGAAGGTAGAACTTCAAGATAAAACCATGCTGGAACTTCAGGCAAGGCTTGACATGCTCCAGCAGACGGCAGGTGAGGCCAGAAATCTCAAAGATGAAGTTGATGTCCTACGTGAAACTGCCAACAAAGTTGAAAATTACGAAGCAACAATCCAGTCatacaaaaaaaagttaaatgaattAGAAGATCTCAAAAGATTAGTCAAGTTATTAGAGTCCAAAAATGCATCTTATATTCAACAAAATGCTGAACTAGAAGAG GATTTAAAGAAAACTGGAGCTTGGAAAGCGCAAGCAGAGGTGTACAAAAAGCAATTAgcagattttgaaaagaaacttgATGCAGAAACTAAACGCGCCGACAAACTAGAGTTTGAAAGTGAAAATGTTAAGCAGCGGTTGAATGCAGAAATTAGAGAAAAGGAGCATTTAATTGTGGAGCGAGATACCTTGCGTGAGGCCAATGAGGAGTTGCAGTGTGTTCAACTACAAAATAGAGAAATTGGAAACATAATGGATTCGGACATTGTGCCAGAGGACATTGCTGAATTGAA GGTTCAGCTCGTTCAGCTAAATTcggaaaacaaaattttgaaattgaatcaaaagaagcCAGAAGACCAGAACTTGGCAGTGGTTCAATCTCTTCTTGACGATAAAACTCAAGCATACAATCGGTTAAATCAAGAAAACAG AAGACTGAATCAGCGCATAATGGAGCTTGAATCTGAGAGTAAAGAAGTTGATAAAATGGACGAAAACGATGCTTCTGCCTTAAAATCGAAGTTGACCGAGCTTCAAGATAAGCAGCATAGCATGAAAGAAGAGCTTGATGAGAAAGTCAGCATCATCatggaaaaaa AACAAATCATTTTCCAGCTTCAAGAAGCACTTTCACAAAAAGATGTAGAGCTTAATGAACTTGGAGAGAAATACAAGAAATATACAGAGAAAGCGAAAACTGTCATGAAAAGTTTGGATCCCAGGCCTCTATCAAGCATAGAATTGAATGAAATCCGAAACAAATTAACTGAAAGTGAGAGGCTACTGGAAGAAAGAGAT aaaaaaattcttcGCATGGAAAGTGAAATGAATTTGATGTCAACAGCATATCATCACatg ATGCAATCAAGACAGCGTGAAAATGTTGAGCAACGCACAGCATACTGGAATAGTAATCCATCCTCATTTTTGAGCCGCATGCGAACTCCGTCAGGACGAAGGAACATTCAAACCTTGAACTCCAAATGA